The Zea mays cultivar B73 chromosome 7, Zm-B73-REFERENCE-NAM-5.0, whole genome shotgun sequence DNA segment GAAttcctttccctttttcttttctcctttttcttttcctatatatatattgatattttatgcaccaaaaatggtCTAAATAATTTATAAGGCACAAAATAATGATATTTAAAACTTGGCACACTCCACTAAGCCACCATGGTTGATGTATTGTTCTTTACCTAATTTTGCTaggggaagagggatccgatcctccagaaattgtagctccggaagaagggcaggaacccgacctctCAGAGAATAGACCTTTCGTGCCAGGAGAACTTCGacaaaggcaagtccattctttccttgatgcataaattacctactctttctaccactacctaagctggGAATAAGGGTTGGATCCTTTGCATTGTGagaagagagatagcccgcattaaagaatatcttttgagtacaaaatgtgggtTGAGAAAAAGGGGTGGTGTTTTTAATGAATAATGTTTttaaaaagtgtatgatgaagggtattcactcttatcaccttttgagtgggataaccacggactccctggtttaggggagggcctcaggtgttggctcagccgggttaggtgtgagcagaaggattgtcccctcatataaggaccggtttgtcatccttcactacctgtactcacgacaagtacaaccactcgagactgtatgggaagTCATTCAATCCGAACTCGTACCGTCCAAATCCCAAgattatgatggctggggagcaccgggaggataaggagggggaatgttttgtcccgtttggacatggcggtggcctgactcctttcggtataaccgttaaggtaaggacgtgcggggaaagaaagagattcagatttgggtctcattggccatgagaccatagagccggactagtgggtaaagtgtacccctctgcgtagagttcaaacctaatcgaatagtctgtgtccactggtatggacgagtctggtgtggtatgacaattagtgtttatgATCTCCataaacagggaaatgtgtgtgtgtgtgggtgtttttggaaatgaaaacaatgccacgggagcgggaagctcagtggtggttgagtgtgaaaatatGCTACTTCTTTCTTTGGGGTAAAACCGtcaaagtattgcctttctctgaaaaagaagagtgacttcaactctaccataccaagcatgtactgtataggtccctctctctttacgggcgggatgggcttgcagaatacctCGTGTATTcatccagatttatttatgtttttcagcagccgaagacttcttttctactatgttcgactagaagggggttgtgtctacacccagtctgcctgtggcttgggctaaatGGTCTTCCACTGTGCTTTGTATTTCAAGCTCGCTAGAGCTTGTATTTTGGTATTGTAATGACTTTTATtcgaaactctgtactatttgaaataaggaatgtggttactaggctcctgggactagtaatggtttcacatttgagtctcaaaggatcgggacgcttcaccctggcactattaaatgggtcgtgtctCGGACCGGCTCGCCAGACACAACCCATTTGGTCATCTATACCTCTGCACAATAATGATGGTACTCgtctcagttgccaccacctcgttcgtcattctacttcttttctctctctcctcatgcctccacctccgtGCCACCCCATTCTCGATAGAGGGTGTAGGAGCAGGCATCTCCTCCTTGTATTCGTTCGACACCAGCCCCGACATCGACTCGTGCAGTGGCTATTGTACGTCCACGAGGATGTTTCACATCATACGCGCACCATCAttttcgccgtcgtcggacgTCTCGTTCATCTTCCCtgccttcgccctgttcttccacCCAACCTGCTGCCCTCGCCCACGAtcgcagccgcgagccgaccgacgctcgtcgacgcaGGTACGGGCGAGTCGGTCACGCTCCTGGCCTTTCTTCATGCGTGTTGTCGAGGAGGATATGGTGGCGCCTGCCATGCAGGAGGTTATCttagcgatgaggagtccaggtctgagatattggacaactacggcccgtagcgtggcagcagtcggcatatgctacagagttggtggtggtgttgtgtcgcatcggcgggtccagggctgggaagacactcacattctctcgcccttctcagaCTGACGCCTGACACATGTGACTTTTGGTTTGGAGCTGCTCTGGTTGgacttctttctccgcttgcatgctctctccctatatatctagcggtatactacctatgtcgcatCCAGATGctcaggtcttcgtcgtgtccttctccggcaacgaacaggtatgcccgcctcttcccttcccctccCGCTCTACGAAACCTCGGAAGTGGGGGAGACGATGGATGGGGTTTCTGATTTGCTGACTATGATACTCGTGCattcataaaaaatattatgcgaagagtaaagacaatcaataaaaaatcttgatatctttttggtggataatttacgtgggtattgttgtgagccgtcgcaacgcacaggTAACCGACTAATATTCAATAATGCTCTACTTGTTAGAACAATTAGTCTGTGTCACATTGGCTGATTAAATAACAATTACGAGtattaaatataatttaattataaaaataattACATAGATAAAGACTAAACGATAAGATAAATTTATTAAACTTAATCAATCTATGACTAATTGTTGTAGCATAACACGAGAGAATTATGGACTAATTATGTTTAATAAACTTGTCTTACCATTTAGTGCTTATCTATGTAATTAGTTTTCCTATTAAATTATATGTAATATTTCTAACTAGTACTCAAGCATTTGATGTGACGgaactaaagattagtccctaTGATCCAAACGGGCTCTTAAATATACAACCGACTTAAGGCGATGATCATAAGATCTATAACTATGTGAGCAAGAAATGGACCAGCCATGAAGTGATTAAATTGATGCTCCAGACTTTCACGTTAAGAAATGCTATTCTAGTTACACTAATCCGTTTAGTTAGAGGGTGTTTATTTTAAAGAATCAATTCATTCTAAATAAGCTGATGAATCATGAGTACATTTCATAAATTTGGTGAATGAACTTATTTAtcatattattactaattattagTTTATAAAAATAAAATGGTAATTTATTTTATTTCATAAATCAAACAAAAAAATGAGTAAAAAGATGATCATTACTCAAACAAACACGCTATTAATTGATCACGATTCAACATAAATACCAAATCACATTCATGGACGGCCGTGGAGACGTGGATTTGCGTTGATCCATTCATGGAAGGATCCTCGTCTTCGCCACTGAATCCAAAGATGGTGTGCGAAGAAGGCGGCGGTAGAAAAGGAACGTAGAGCACAGAGCGCAAAGCTGAGACCGAGACAGCGAGACGTTGACAGGCACAGGCAGGATAGGAAGTGTCGCGAAACGCGACCGGCCTCGTCCTACCACCGGTCGATAGGGATCTCGGCCTCGTGCCCCACCGCCCTCTGTCTGCCCATCACCGGATCACCCCTCGTCCCCACCCAGCGCGTCACGGGCACGAGCTCGAGCCCTCGTACCCTCGCGTCCGCGCTCTCCCTCcctcgctcgccgcgctccgatcGAACTCCCGTCCCCGCGTGGAGGAGAGCAGGGCCCCACGAGGGCCCTCTCGCGCGGCGACCCCGTGGCGTTCCTGCGCGGCTGCTTCTCGTTCGGGTCGGCGGGGCGGAGGCGGCCCAAGGCCTCGCCCTTGCCCTCCCCGCCGCGCCTGACCGCGGCTGCGGCGGCAGCGGACGACGGGGCCAAGATGAAGGGCCTCTTCAAGTCCAAGCCGCGGACGCCCGTGGACATCGTGCGGCAGACGCGCGAGTGCCTCGTCTACCTCGACCTCCACTCGGACTCCAGGAGCGGCGATGCCAAGCGCGAGGAGAAGGTGAGATCGGGTCTGCCCCTATGTCTAGGGATTTGGTGGCCTCGATTCCCCATTTGCCCGCTGGTTCGACCCTGATTGCGCGTGAATGTGGGCTGAACTTCACTTAACTTGTggtgcataacactaatctcgcGGTGGAAATAGTGCTGGCAGCCACAGTGCCGTAGTTTCCTTTATGTCATTTGTGATCAAATTGTAGCAAATATAGGGGGAATATCTCGTGGAACTCCTAGAAATATGTCTTCGGTGTTTCAGCAGAACTGATCTACATAGTTATGATAATACTTGGCACAAATATAAGCATCTCATAGGTTATCAGCCGTCAACTTGTCACCAAAAGTTCATAATTCATTGCAGAGTTACTAGTGGGTATGAACATCTGTAAGCAAACATATGTAATACATGGATACCCTGAACACCTAAATTCTGTCTAAGTTGCCACCAGCCAACCACCACCCTGCACGTTGTACGAACAGCTTCATGCTCATAATTATATGCTATATCTGAACCTTTGGATACATGTAGAGGCCTGTGGCCGTCTATTGGAAGAAGAAAAACAGATTGTAAATGACAATGTCTTATATCCTTTAGAATGAACTGTGCCTAAGGATGAGTTTATGCAGATGACAGAGCTAAGCAAAAATATCAGGGATATGAAGTCTATCCTTTACGGCAATGGTGAATCAGAGCCTGTAACTGAAGCATGTGTACAATTGACCCAAGAATTCTTCAGGGAGAACACTTTACGGCTATTAATCATACATCTTCCAAAACTAAATTTGGAGGTATGTAATTTGACCTGTTTTTGCATGTAGATTGACAGTACTACTGGAGTAGCTTTTATTACATACATAATACATACCCCTCTTGTTATCGTTTTTACACAAAAAAACTGATACATTCGTATGGATGTATCTCTACTTCTGATTGTTGCAGACTAGGAAAGATGCTACTCAAGTTGTTGCAAACTTGCAAAGACAGCAAGTATCCTCAAAGATAGTAGCGTCTGAGTACCTAGAGTCAAATAAAGATCTCTTGGACATTTTAATTTTAGGGTAAGACTACTGTCCAATAAAAAATAACTAACGACGGTTAGTTTTCTCTCCTTTTTTTATCGAAATAAATCATTGGAAACATTTATTATATTGCTTGTTTAACTCAGTTTTATCTTTGAGATTATTAGTGTTATCCATGTATTCACTGATCCATGTGTTCCTGACTCTTTGATTGACTAAATGAGGCCATTGAAACATAATTGTTGCATGCTCTTAGACTTCTTTGGTCTGATTTTGGTTGCATTTCATCCCCCAGATACTTTCTTGGTGCTTAAATCTCTGTATTTGAAGAATGTTTCCCCCCTTATACACTTCAATTTAACACTTTACGGTTATCGACTTATTGTCATTTGATGGATTATATTACTTTGTATGTTCATGCAGTGCTATAAAGTCGTCCCATTAATCACGATTAGTTGTCCTAGTTGGTATCCTGGATTAAACTAGGGGCTACGACTCGATTAAGGTGATCAGTTTCCTGGCCATCTGATTAGTTAtcgactaatcacgattagttGGTCGACCAGCAACAGCATGGAATTGCTGGGCAGCTGCGAACATGGGCTGCATCTGGGATGGCTTATGCCACTTGGGCTCATGTTTTTCAGCCAATTTGCAACCCTACATGCACCCACCACCCTAGAGTTATCTGCATGCTTGATTTATATTCTAGAACATATAGTATATCCATAATATATTTGGTATATTAGCTTTCATATATATAGGACGACTATGACCGACCAGCGCTAACTAGCGCCCTGGTCCATAGGCAGAGCGGTGGCAGTGTGTTCCATGGACCACCCTAAAATCTAATCCAAGGTTAAACTGTAGTAGATACTATTTATATAAAATTACAAAGATTGTACATGGACCATCCTATAATTTGGTTTTAGATCTAAGATGAACCACCCTAACTATAAATCCTAACTACGCCACTGCCCTGGCTGACGACTAAGGCTATCTCTAGTAGTATCCCTATCCCACATCCTATCTCACTCCCTATTTCAAACTCCCTCTATAAacagtgcaaaacagtgttttgcacGGCCATATGCGCGCTCTGCTGAGCACAACTTAACTGCGACTAGTTGCCTGGTCGTTCCCATGGTGAGATGAAGACTGACTAGACAACGTGATAACATTGATCATGTATGTTAGTTAACACCTGAATTTATAAATATGTGCACATCATAGTTGTCAAGGTGTCGCCTAGGCGGTAAGGCGCCCCAGTAACTTAAGGGGTCCTGCTCGCCTTACTCCGGCACCTAAGGTGAGTGGGAGAGGCCATCGGTGTCTCTACCAGCGGCGCGGCGGCTGCTATAGCAGCGGCGCGATGGCTCCTCCATGGCGTGACGGTGGCTCCTCCAACATGGTGCGGCGACGACTCCTCCAGCAGCGGCGCGCGGCAGCTCCAGCACAGCGGCGGCGCCGGCACAAGAGAGAGGGAGCCTGCGTGGAGAGAGAGAAACACTAGCGGGGTGAGAGGGATCGGCGGCTGGGAGGATGGAGTCGTGCGGCTGTGGACTGAGGAGACAGATGGAAAGGCttaggagagagggagaggtagTGGGCTTACCCTAGAACAGCGACGCCGGCACAGGAGAGAGGGAGCctgcggggagagagagagaaacgctAGCGGGGAGCCGGGGAGACAGGGAGCGGCTGCTGGGAGGATGGAGTCGTGCAGCTGTGGACTGAGGAGACAGATGAAAAGGCttaggagagagggagaggtaaTGGGCTTACCCTAGATTTAATGGGACtagttttttcttttccttttctttttctcttctttATTAATGTTTTTATCCTAAATGCTTTCTTATATattaatatttttctatttttaacTACATTTAAGGCGTCGCCTCTCCTTACGCCTTATCGCTTAAAGAGAACGTATCTAATGCACATGGAATTTTAGTGcacatgatgcacatattaaatcatcatcactcattttagatctaacgtctgTAGTTGTTTGGTTTATTTGCTAAGGACACCCTCCGACGTGGTGGGCTGTAGTGGTGGAAAGTGTTATTTGTAAATTACAATGATCAACCAGAGACGTTATATCTGGGATAGATAGtggtgatttaatatgtgcaccatgtgcacaAAGTTTTTATGTGCACTGGATATGTCCTCTCGCTTAAAAGGTAAAAAGGGGGTCAGTCGCTTTACCGCATTTACAACTATGGTGTGCAGAGGTGAAAATCACCGTATAGCATTACAGCACAAAAATTATGTGTTTTTAGTTTTGTAACGTCTCATTAGCTTGTTCTGGAACTGGAATTAGCTGTGTAGTGTAATATGGGATTAGCTTTATTTATTTTACTCATTGTTTGATCTTCCCCTATATATTTCTTTGCCGTACAGGTATGAGAACATGGACATCGCTTTACATTATGGTGCTATGTTGAGGGAATGTATTCGCCACCAAAGCATTGCAAGGTGATACTACTGATTTTAAATTTTGGTAGTACGTTAATATTTATATATCACTTGATTGATCAAGATTCAAGCATCACGTCATTTGTATCATTAGCAAAGACGGTCATGCCCATAAAATGCTCATTCAAGAACCATCCATGGAAATCCCTATTTGTCAAATATACATTCTCGTTTACCATAATAGAACTCTATTTCTAAGTCTCTGAGCAGCAGAGAACATCAAAGTTGTTAATTAATAAAAGGAATGCATGTGGCAGAATGCCTGCTTTGCAGATGTCATTTTTTTGGTGGTGTCCTTTCATATAGCAGCTCCATGTTTTCTTAGTTGTTTTCCTATATCTGATAGATGTCTGATCGCACCCAATTCAACAAAGGGTGTGCATATTAGCAGTGTGGTTCTTTATCATACGGAATTTTTTTGTGTACGTCTAGAATCACTATGAATGATTTAGAGAAATTCATGATTTTATTTGTATTTGTCCACAGGATATTACAGGTTATCAAAACAAATGATAAATTAAATAAAGATTACTAAGCTAGACATCCATGATCCATAAGTGCAAAATTTTTGTTGGAGTTGGAAGCTCCTGTGGACTTTTGGTGCTATTTTCTTATAGAACTTGTTCATTGACAGGTATGTTTTAGAGTCTGAACACATGAAGAAGTTCTTTGACTATATACAGCTTCCAAATTTTGACATA contains these protein-coding regions:
- the LOC100382399 gene encoding Putative MO25-like protein At5g47540-like: MKGLFKSKPRTPVDIVRQTRECLVYLDLHSDSRSGDAKREEKMTELSKNIRDMKSILYGNGESEPVTEACVQLTQEFFRENTLRLLIIHLPKLNLETRKDATQVVANLQRQQVSSKIVASEYLESNKDLLDILILGYENMDIALHYGAMLRECIRHQSIARYVLESEHMKKFFDYIQLPNFDIASDASATFKELLTRHKATVAEFLSNNYDWFFEEFNSRLLSSTNYITKRQAIKLLGDMLLDRSNAAVMMRYVSSKDNLMILMNLLRDSSKNIQIEAFHVFKLFAANKNKPPEVVNILVTNRSKLLRFFAGFKIDKEDEQFEADKEQVIKEISAL